The following DNA comes from Arcobacter cloacae.
AGTTTTAGTAAGTGATAAGACAAAAGATACACCTATTGAAATTACCTTAAAAGCTTATGCAAAAGAAGACCCTGAAAAGGTTGTGGTATTCAGAAAAGCTGTATTTATCTATCCAAGATTGGATAAACTTAAATAACCTTCATATAAGATAAGAGAACTCTTATCTTATATAAATTAACTTACTTATCAACTAAACTTAGATACAATCGCGATTATATATTTATCAACTATTTTATGGAGTATTTTTAATGACAAAATTCATTTTTGTAACGGGTGGAGTTCTTAGTTCACTAGGAAAAGGTATAACTTCTGCTTCTATTGCAACAATATTAAAACAATCTGGCTTTAAAGTGAGTATGCTTAAAATCGACCCTTACTTAAATGTAGACCCAGGAACTATGAGTCCTTTAGAGCATGGTGAAGTTTTTGTTACAGCTGATGGTGCTGAGACGGATTTAGATTTAGGGAATTATGAAAGATTTATTGATAAAACTTTGACTAAAAAAAATAGTTTTACAACAGGTCAAGTTTACCAAAGTGTTATTAAAAGAGAGAGAGAAGGTGGTTACTTAGGTAAAACTATTCAAGTAATTCCCCATGTAGTTGATGAGATTAAAGATAGAATTTATGATGCAGCTGAAGATAATGATTTTTTAATTATTGAACTTGGTGGAACTGTTGGAGATATTGAAGGCTTACCTTTCATGGAAGCAATTAGATCAATAAGACATGAACTTCCAAAAACTAATACTATGAATATTCATGTAAGTTTAATTCCTTATATCAAAGCAGCTGGTGAATTAAAAACAAAACCAACTCAACACTCTGTTCAAGAATTAAGAAGAATTGGTATAACTCCTCATATGTTAGTTTGTAGAACAGAAAAAGAGTTACCAAAAATCTTAAAAGATAAATTAGCATTATCTTGTGATATTGATAGAAATGCAGTTATTGAAGCAGGAGATGCACAATCTATTTATCAAGTTCCTCTTCATTTTATTAAAGAGGGAATTTTAACTCCTTTATCAGAACATTTTAATATTAAAATTAAACCTAATATGGAAAAATGGGATACTTTAGTAAAAAATATCTTAGTTCCACAAGATGAAGTTACTATTGCTTTTGTTGGGAAATATCTTGATTTAAAAGAGTCTTATAAATCATTAATTGAAGCATTAATTCATGCAGGAGCTCACTTAAATACAAAAGTAAATATTCACTGGTGTGATAGTGAGAGAATTGAAGATGTAGGAGCATATGATATTATTGGAAATGCTGATGGGATTTTAGTTGCTGGTGGATTTGGACAAAGAGGTGTTGAAGGAAAACTTGCAGCAATTAAATATGCAAGAGAGAATAAAATCCCTTATTTAGGAATTTGTCTTGGTATGCAGCTTTCAATTATTGAATTTGCTAGAAACGTTTTAGGTATAGAAGATGCAAACTCTATAGAGTTTGATGCAAATACAAAAAATCCTTTAATATATTTAATTGATTCATTTATTGACCAAAGTGGAAATAAACAATTAAGAACTCATGAGTCACCAATGGGTGGAACTATGAGACTTGGAGAATATCCTTTTGAGCCGTTAAAAGGTTCAAAATTGCAAAAAGCTTATGGAAATGATGAGATTTATTATGAAAGACATAGACATAGATATGAGGCAAATCCAGCATATAAAGAAGCATTAGAAAATGCTGGAATGATAATTTCAGGTCAATCAAATGGTTTAATTGAAGCTGTTGAATTAAAAGATCATCCTTGGTTTGTTGGAGTTCAATTCCATCCAGAATTTACATCACATTTAGAGACTCCAAATCCAATCATATTAGAGTTTGTAAAACAAGCAAATAAATCATAGTAATGTCTAAAATCACAAAAAATAGACTTTTTGAGATTTTATCAGCAAGGCATTTGAATAATCCTTATTCAAAACTTGCTGATATACCATCTCCTGACAACTTCAAAGATATATCAATCGCTAGTAAAAGAATCAAACAAGCTATTTTAAATAATGAAACTATCACTATTGTTGGTGATTATGATGTGGATGGAGTAGTTTCTACTACCATAATGTTAGATTTTTTTAAAACGATTAATGTAAAAGTAAATCATATTATTCCAAACCGATTTGAACATGGTTATGGACTCTCTACTAAAATTGTTGATTTAATAAATGAAGGATTAGTAATTACTGTTGACAACGGAATTTCGGCATATGAAGCTTCAATTAAATTAAAAGAAAAAAATATTGACTTAATCATTACTGACCATCATACAGTTGGAGATAAAATTCCTTTAGCATTTGCAATAATTAATCCAAAACAAAAAGATTGTAACTTTGAATTTAAAGATATTTGTGGAGCACAAGTTGCTTGGTATTTATGTGCTGCAATAAAAAAAGAGATGAATTTAGATGTTAATATGGGAAATTTCTTGGATTTATTGAGTGTTGCAATAATCGCTGATATTATGCCTATGACTGCTTTAAATTATACTATGGTAAAACAAGGTTTAAAAAAAATCAAATCCTCATCAAGAGAAGCTTTTAAAACTTTAAATGAAGTAATGGCTAAAGAGTCTTTAGTATCAGATGATATAGGCTTTTTTATTGCTCCAAAATTAAATAGTGCGGGAAGAATGGATGATGCAAGTATTGCTTTAGAATTTTTACTTTCAGAAACATCACATAGTGCAAATGAGACCCTATCTTTATTGGATGAATTAAATAATTATAGAAAAACTTTACAAGAAGAGATTTCAAAAAAAGCTGATTTCAAAACAGATAAAAATGATAAAGCTGTTGTTGTTTGGGGTGAAAATTGGCATGAAGGAGTTATTGGAATTGTTGCTTCAAAATTATCAAATTCACATAAAAAACCTGCATTTATTTTTTCTATTCATAATGGGATAGCAAAAGGAAGTGCAAGAGCTAACTCGAATATAAATTTATATGAACTAATTACAAAAGCATCTCATCTTCTTTTGGGATATGGAGGTCATAAAAATGCTGCTGGATTATCTTTAAAAGAGGAAAATCTTGAAGAATTTAAAAATATAATAAACACTGAACTTAGAAACCAAAATGAAGATCTTCATATAGAACCAATAACTTTAGGTGAATTAGATGTTTCAAGTGTAGATTTAGAATTTATATCGATAATTGAGCAATTTGAGCCTTATGGCTTAGAAAATCATAGACCAATATTCAAAATCTCAAATGCATCATTGGTTAAATATGATTTAATAGGTCGTGACAAAAATCATTTAAAACTAACTTTAAATAGTGATGGATATATTTTTGAGGCTTTGAAATTTAATGATTCAAATAAAGATATTTCTTCAAATTTAGATTTAATAGTATCCGTTTCAAAAAATGAATTTAGAGGAGAAGTTTCTCCTCAATTTTTAATTCAAGAGATATTATAAAACTAAAAAAGGTCTTTTAGGTGGAGGATTTTTTTTATCTAAAGTTCCTTCCAATCCTAAAATCTCCTCATCAATATCCGTTCTAGCATAAGATGATGATAAGATATTTCCCGTTTGAATATCAATAAGTTTTATAAATACATTCAAGCTTTTACTTGTTATTGAATAGGTTCCAACAACTGCATATCTAGTTTTTACTTTATCAGATAAAATTCTATCTTTTTCTCTTGTTAATAGATTGAATCCAGAATTACCCATCTCAAACTCTTTTCCTAACTCTATTTCACGAACTATTATATCAAGAGAAGATAATTTATCTTTTAGCATACTTGACAATAAAAATCCCAATTGTGATCTGTTTTTTAATTTATCTAAATTAACAAAATCAGATACTAAAACTACATCACCCAAGGGAATATTTTTTTTGATTTTAGAAGCTGATTCATCAACCATTTTTGAGACTAAAGAGTGAAAATTATTCGATCCACTAATAGGATTTTTAAAAGCACAAGAAGTAAAAAAAAGAGTTAAGAAAACTAAACTAAAAATAAGTTTTAATTTTCTTAATTTTTGAATAATCATAAATTATCGCTCTTTAACAATTTTTATAGTTCTTGCTGGCGCACAATCTCCAAACATAATACAATCATTTGCTAATCCATGTTTATAAGTAGATCTTGCACTTGAAATTACTTTTCCAGTAATATTATCTATAACTCTAGCATTTAGAATAACTCTTCCTACTTGTCTTGAATAAGTACCAACAACAATATAAGTACTTGGTGTACTTCCTTTTAACTCATGGGGTTTTCTTGAGATAAAATATTCACCTTGTTCATTTATAGAAACAGCCATTTGCCCTCTATATTCTATAATATTAAACCCTCGATTTGATAACTCATTTATCATACTTTCACCAATAACTCTTCCAAACTCTGATGTCTCTTTTAACTTATCTAATCTAACAAATGATGTTATAAGTACAGGCTTATTTGTATCAAGTTTTCTATTTTGCACAATTTGTGTAGATAATGAAGCTATTGTAGCTTCCAATGATTTTTGCGTTGTTACGTTATTTTGCATATCTTGAGCAACTTCTAAATGTTGTTTAGCTGTTTGAACTTTACTATACTCTTTTACAACCTCATCACTAACTGCTGTATTTGCACTAATTTTTTTATAAGAACAACCTGTCATAACAAATAGAAGTAAAGAAGCTAAAACACTTACCCTAGAAATATTTTTAAACATAAAAACCCCTTTTTATAATTAGTTAGATTTTATTTAAAATTTGCTTATATATCCTTGAATAAATAATGCTAAAATAATATTAAAACCATCTATTTCTTTATATTTCAAGTTCCTTTGTATATAATATTTATAAATTAAATGAAGGATAAAAAATGGCAAAAATTCTTATTCCAATTTCAAATGGTTTTGAAGAAATAGAAGCAATTTCAATTATAGATATTTGTAGACGAGCAAATATTGAAGTTACAATAGCTGCTGTTGAAAATATTCAAACTATAGGTGCACATAATATAAAAATTGAAGCTGATTGTAAAATTGAAGATGTAAAATCTGATGATTTTGATATGATAGTTTTACCAGGTGGTCTTCCAAATGCCTTTACACTTGCAAATAATAATCATGTACAAACATTATTGAAAGAGTTTAAAATAAAAAATAAAAAAATTGGTGCAATTTGTGCTGCTCCTTATGCCTTACATACAGCAGATGTTTTAAATGAAAATTTTACTTGTTATCCAAGTTTTGAAAATAAAATAAGAACAAATGGTTACCATGAAAATGATGATATTGTGATTGATAATAATGTAATTACATCAAAAGGTCCAGCAACAGCTATGAATTTTGCTTTAGAAATAGTAGATATTCTTTGTGGTGAAGAGATTTATACAAATGTAAAAAATGGTTTATTAGCAAAATAGAAATCAAATTGTAATAAAAAATAATTAAAATGCTTTTATGAAGTATAAAAGCATTTTTATCTCAGATATTCATCTGGGAACTCGTTTTTCAAAGGCTAAACTATTATTAAATTTTTTCAAACACAATGATTGTGAACATTTAATTTTAGTAGGTGATATCATAGATGGTTGGTCAATAAAAAGAAAATTATATTGGCCTCAAGAACATTCCGATGTTATTCAAAAGATTTTAAAAAAAGCAAAAAAAGGTACAAAAGTAACTTTTATCACTGGTAACCATGATGAATTTTTACGTCCTTTTGTTCCTTTACTACTTGGGAACTCTGTACATATCTCCAATGAACTTGAATATATAGCCTTAAATGGTAAAAAATATTATATAACTCACGGAGACTTTTTTGACTCTATTACTATGACAAAAAAATGGTTAGCTGTTTTAGGAGATTATGGTTATGATTTAC
Coding sequences within:
- a CDS encoding DJ-1 family glyoxalase III: MAKILIPISNGFEEIEAISIIDICRRANIEVTIAAVENIQTIGAHNIKIEADCKIEDVKSDDFDMIVLPGGLPNAFTLANNNHVQTLLKEFKIKNKKIGAICAAPYALHTADVLNENFTCYPSFENKIRTNGYHENDDIVIDNNVITSKGPATAMNFALEIVDILCGEEIYTNVKNGLLAK
- a CDS encoding FlgO family outer membrane protein produces the protein MFKNISRVSVLASLLLFVMTGCSYKKISANTAVSDEVVKEYSKVQTAKQHLEVAQDMQNNVTTQKSLEATIASLSTQIVQNRKLDTNKPVLITSFVRLDKLKETSEFGRVIGESMINELSNRGFNIIEYRGQMAVSINEQGEYFISRKPHELKGSTPSTYIVVGTYSRQVGRVILNARVIDNITGKVISSARSTYKHGLANDCIMFGDCAPARTIKIVKER
- a CDS encoding UDP-2,3-diacylglucosamine diphosphatase; translation: MKYKSIFISDIHLGTRFSKAKLLLNFFKHNDCEHLILVGDIIDGWSIKRKLYWPQEHSDVIQKILKKAKKGTKVTFITGNHDEFLRPFVPLLLGNSVHISNELEYIALNGKKYYITHGDFFDSITMTKKWLAVLGDYGYDLLLHLNGILNFFRKLFGIRKYWSLSKYVKDNVKSSVSFINDFESVLANHARNKAYDGIICGHIHKAEIKLIDEIEYLNCGDWVESCTAIVETFDGRFEIIDWLERNATK
- the recJ gene encoding single-stranded-DNA-specific exonuclease RecJ, with amino-acid sequence MSKITKNRLFEILSARHLNNPYSKLADIPSPDNFKDISIASKRIKQAILNNETITIVGDYDVDGVVSTTIMLDFFKTINVKVNHIIPNRFEHGYGLSTKIVDLINEGLVITVDNGISAYEASIKLKEKNIDLIITDHHTVGDKIPLAFAIINPKQKDCNFEFKDICGAQVAWYLCAAIKKEMNLDVNMGNFLDLLSVAIIADIMPMTALNYTMVKQGLKKIKSSSREAFKTLNEVMAKESLVSDDIGFFIAPKLNSAGRMDDASIALEFLLSETSHSANETLSLLDELNNYRKTLQEEISKKADFKTDKNDKAVVVWGENWHEGVIGIVASKLSNSHKKPAFIFSIHNGIAKGSARANSNINLYELITKASHLLLGYGGHKNAAGLSLKEENLEEFKNIINTELRNQNEDLHIEPITLGELDVSSVDLEFISIIEQFEPYGLENHRPIFKISNASLVKYDLIGRDKNHLKLTLNSDGYIFEALKFNDSNKDISSNLDLIVSVSKNEFRGEVSPQFLIQEIL
- a CDS encoding FlgO family outer membrane protein; translated protein: MIIQKLRKLKLIFSLVFLTLFFTSCAFKNPISGSNNFHSLVSKMVDESASKIKKNIPLGDVVLVSDFVNLDKLKNRSQLGFLLSSMLKDKLSSLDIIVREIELGKEFEMGNSGFNLLTREKDRILSDKVKTRYAVVGTYSITSKSLNVFIKLIDIQTGNILSSSYARTDIDEEILGLEGTLDKKNPPPKRPFLVL
- a CDS encoding CTP synthase, with product MTKFIFVTGGVLSSLGKGITSASIATILKQSGFKVSMLKIDPYLNVDPGTMSPLEHGEVFVTADGAETDLDLGNYERFIDKTLTKKNSFTTGQVYQSVIKREREGGYLGKTIQVIPHVVDEIKDRIYDAAEDNDFLIIELGGTVGDIEGLPFMEAIRSIRHELPKTNTMNIHVSLIPYIKAAGELKTKPTQHSVQELRRIGITPHMLVCRTEKELPKILKDKLALSCDIDRNAVIEAGDAQSIYQVPLHFIKEGILTPLSEHFNIKIKPNMEKWDTLVKNILVPQDEVTIAFVGKYLDLKESYKSLIEALIHAGAHLNTKVNIHWCDSERIEDVGAYDIIGNADGILVAGGFGQRGVEGKLAAIKYARENKIPYLGICLGMQLSIIEFARNVLGIEDANSIEFDANTKNPLIYLIDSFIDQSGNKQLRTHESPMGGTMRLGEYPFEPLKGSKLQKAYGNDEIYYERHRHRYEANPAYKEALENAGMIISGQSNGLIEAVELKDHPWFVGVQFHPEFTSHLETPNPIILEFVKQANKS